In Drosophila subpulchrella strain 33 F10 #4 breed RU33 chromosome 3R, RU_Dsub_v1.1 Primary Assembly, whole genome shotgun sequence, the following are encoded in one genomic region:
- the LOC119558419 gene encoding cAMP-dependent protein kinase catalytic subunit 2 produces the protein MGPQPDQAQMHFSPKVDYILILDKLREDFNKKFAVNVPSPSTGLDDYDVKATLGSGSFGKVQLVRDKESGVYYASKQLSKDQIVKTKQISHVMSEKNVLRSMTFPNTVNLIASYKDFDSLYLVLPLIGGGELFTYHRKVRKFTEKQARFYAAQVFLALEYMHHCSLLYRDLKPENIMMDKNGYLKVTDFGFAKKVETRTMTLCGTPEYLPPEIIQSKPYGTSVDWWAFGVLVFEFVAGHSPFSAHNRDVMSMYNKICEADYKMPSYFSGALRHLVDHLLQVDLSKRFGNLINGNRDIKDHEWFKDVEWIPLLNQTVNAPYVPNISNPEDISNFDKVSEKPRPKAKTMRHEEAFADF, from the exons ATGGGACCGCAGCCCGACCAAGCGCAGATGCACTTCAGTCCCAAGGTGGACTACATCCTGATCCTGGACAAGTTGCGCGAGGATTTCAACAAGAAGTTCGCCGTCAATGTGCCATCGCCCAGCACGGGATTGGATGACTACGATGTGAAGGCCACCCTGGGTTCCGGATCCTTTGGCAAGGTGCAGTTGGTGAGGGACAAGGAATCCGGGGTGTACTATGCCTCCAAGCAGCTGAGCAAGGATCAAATCGTCAAGACCAAACAGATCAGCCACGTGATGAGCGAGAAGAACGTCCTGCGATCGATGACGTTCCCGAATACGGTCAATCTAATAGCCTCCTACAAGGATTTTGACAGTCTGTATCTCGTACTTCCCCTTATAGGCGGCGGAGAGCTCTTCACCTATCACAGAAA AGTGCGAAAGTTCACTGAAAAGCAGGCTCGTTTCTATGCTGCCCAGGTTTTCTTGGCTCTGGAATACATGCATCATTGCAGTCTGCTCTACAGAGATCTGAAACCCGAGAACATAATGATGGATAAGAATGGGTACTTGAAAGTAACCGATTTTGGATTTGCTAAG AAAGTTGAGACCCGTACCATGACCTTGTGTGGAACTCCGGAGTACTTGCCTCCGGAGATCATACAATCGAAGCCCTATGGAACCAGCGTGGACTGGTGGGCTTTTGGGGTCTTGGTATTTGAGTTCGTTGCGGGTCACTCCCCGTTTTCCGCCCACAACCGAGATGTGATGAGCATGTACAACAAGATCTGCGAGGCGGACTATAAGATGCCCAGCTATTTCAGTGGGGCCTTGAGACACTTGGTGGATCACTTGCTGCAGGTGGATCTCTCCAAGCG TTTTGGCAACTTAATCAATGGCAATCGGGACATCAAGGACCACGAGTGGTTCAAGGATGTGGAGTGGATCCCCCTGCTCAACCAAACAGTGAATGCCCCCTATGTGCCCAACATCAGCAATCCGGAGGATATATCCAACTTCGATAAGGTCTCCGAGAAGCCACGGCCCAAGGCCAAAACCATGCGACATGAGGAAGCCTTCGCGGATTTCTGA
- the LOC119558321 gene encoding cAMP-dependent protein kinase catalytic subunit 2 isoform X1, with protein sequence MSQHNTQYTFNSKEDYNTTLDNMSREFDERWNHQIQSPYTNLENYITRAVLGNGSFGTVMLVKEKGGKNYYAAKMMSKEDLVRLKQVAHVHNEKHVLHAARFPFLIYLVDSTKCFDYLYLILPLINGGELFSYHRRVRKFNEKHARFYAAQVALALEYMHKMHLMYRDLKPENILLDGKGYIKLTDFGFTKRVDGRTSTLCGTPEYLAPEIVQLRPYNKSVDWWAFGILVYEFVAGRSPFAIHNRDVILMYSKICVCDYKMPSYFTAQLKNLIESLMQVDTSKRLGNSNEGAVDVKSHPWFQGVEWFGILNQEVVAPYLPSISGAEDLSNFENFEFKDRLKSRINRHPDLFANF encoded by the exons AGTCGCCGTATACCAATCTGGAGAACTACATAACGCGGGCGGTCCTCGGCAACGGAAGTTTCGGCACTGTG ATGCTGGTCAAGGAAAAGGGTGGCAAGAACTACTACGCCGCCAAGATGATGAGCAAGGAGGATCTGGTGCGGCTCAAGCAGGTGGCCCACGTGCACAACGAGAAGCACGTGCTGCACGCCGCCCGATTCCCGTTCCTCATCTACCTGGTGGACTCCACGAAGTGCTTCGACTACCTGTACCTCATCCTGCCCCTGATAAACGGCGGCGAGCTGTTCAGCTACCACCGCAG GGTTCGCAAGTTCAACGAGAAGCATGCCCGATTCTATGCCGCCCAGGTGGCCCTTGCTTTGGAATATATGCACAAGATGCACCTAATGTACCGGGATCTCAAGCCGGAGAACATACTGCTCGACGGGAAGGGCTATATAAAACTGACGGACTTCGGTTTCACAAAG CGCGTTGATGGCCGCACTTCGACGCTATGTGGAACCCCGGAATATTTAGCCCCCGAGATCGTGCAGCTCCGGCCGTACAACAAATCCGTGGACTGGTGGGCCTTCGGCATCCTGGTGTACGAGTTTGTGGCCGGACGATCCCCCTTCGCCATCCACAATCGCGATGTCATTCTGATGTACTCCAAGATCTGCGTCTGCGACTACAAGATGCCCAGCTACTTCACGGCCCAGCTGAAGAACCTGATCGAGAGCCTCATGCAGGTGGACACCTCAAAGCG TTTAGGAAACTCGAACGAGGGCGCCGTCGATGTGAAGAGCCATCCGTGGTTTCAGGGCGTCGAGTGGTTCGGTATCCTCAACCAGGAGGTTGTTGCTCCCTATCTGCCCTCCATTTCCGGCGCCGAGGATCTGTCAAACTTCGAGAACTTCGAGTTCAAGGATCGCTTGAAGTCCCGAATAAATCGGCATCCCGACTTGTTCGCGAATTTTTAA